Proteins from one Mercurialis annua linkage group LG7, ddMerAnnu1.2, whole genome shotgun sequence genomic window:
- the LOC126656703 gene encoding L-type lectin-domain containing receptor kinase IX.1-like — protein sequence MTSLSLLFMHKFNSNSAFSCSYILIKMNMLFFFFLLLPFVNSIHFKFDFFGPEATNIAYHGDAISSVGVVELINKIDYTCRVGWATYNEKIPLWDSNSGKISDFSTHFTFIIDTQNALHYGHGLAFFLAPVGFQIPPNSASGFLGLFNTTTIGSPQNQIVMVEFDSFRNEEWDPKPLVEHVGINNNSLQSVVYTSWNASYHSGDTANVWITYNSSTKNLTVLWSYEKTANPQEKTHLSYAIDLTKVLPEFVTVGFSAATGRDLERHQLLSWEFNSTLVVKDANPNSSNKTRIIVGVAVAVCIVGIGMIIGILFTWKRRKMAKERKGEEEKMNLTSINKDLERGTGPRRFSYQELVSATNNFSSDRMLGRGGFGSVYKGYLIDSDLAIAVKRISSSSRQGKKEYIAEVKTIGQLRHRNLVQLLGWCHDKGEFLLVYEFMPNGSLDAHLFGKKTSLTWAARQKISLGLASGLLYLHEEWEQCVVHRDVKSSNVMLDSNFNAKVGDFGLARLMDHELGPQTTALAGTLGYLAPEYITTKRASKESDVYSFGVVAIEIATGRRAIDHINDKHEMSLVEWVWELYGDGKLHLAVDKEMYMEFDEKEAECLMIVGLWCAHPDRNLRPSIRQAIQVLKFESAFPNLPAKMPVPVYHVPEASASSSEPSITNSSLEIGR from the coding sequence ATGACAAGCTTATCACTACTATTTATGCATAAATTTAATTCGAACTCTGCATTCTCTTGTTCATATATCCTCATCAAAATGAATatgttatttttcttctttcttcttcttccttttgttAATTCTATTCATTTCAAATTCGATTTCTTCGGTCCTGAAGCAACCAACATAGCTTATCATGGCGATGCTATTTCTTCTGTTGGTGTTGTCGAGCTCATAAACAAAATAGATTACACTTGCCGTGTAGGTTGGGCAACCTATAATGAAAAAATCCCACTTTGGGATTCAAATTCAGGCAAGATTTCTGATTTTTCGACTCATTTCACTTTCATAATCGACACCCAAAATGCTTTGCATTACGGCCATGGCCTCGCGTTCTTCCTCGCGCCTGTTGGATTTCAGATCCCACCGAATTCTGCTAGTGGATTCTTAGGATTGTTTAACACTACAACAATTGGTTCTCCTCAGAATCAAATAGTTATGGTGGAATTCGATTCGTTTCGGAACGAAGAATGGGATCCGAAGCCCTTAGTCGAACACGTAGGGATCAATAATAACTCTCTTCAATCTGTTGTTTACACTTCTTGGAATGCAAGCTATCATAGTGGAGATACTGCTAATGTATGGATCACATACAATTCTAGTACTAAAAATTTGACCGTACTATGGTCTTATGAAAAAACAGCGAATCCTCAAGAAAAAACTCATTTGTCTTACGCTATTGATCTGACAAAAGTTTTGCCGGAATTTGTTACTGTCGGATTTTCAGCTGCTACAGGTAGAGATCTAGAACGACATCAGCTTCTTTCTTGGGAATTTAATTCTACTTTGGTTGTGAAGGATGCAAATCCTAACAGTTCGAACAAAACAAGAATCATAGTTGGTGTTGCAGTTGCAGTTTGTATTGTCGGAATTGGTATGATTATAGGAATTTTGTTTACTTGGAAGAGAAGAAAGATGGCGAAGGAACGAAAAGGGGAAGAGGAGAAGATGAATTTGACATCAATCAATAAGGATCTTGAAAGAGGAACCGGACCCAGAAGATTTTCTTATCAAGAACTCGTTTCCGCTACGAATAATTTCTCAAGTGACAGAATGCTTGGCAGAGGAGGATTTGGTTCTGTTTATAAAGGATATTTGATTGATTCAGATCTGGCAATTGCTGTCAAAAGAATTTCAAGCAGTTCTAGGCAGGGTAAAAAAGAATACATAGCTGAGGTAAAAACAATTGGTCAATTGAGGCACAGAAATTTAGTTCAACTCTTAGGTTGGTGTCATGACAAAGGTGAGTTTTTACTAGTTTATGAGTTCATGCCAAATGGAAGTCTTGATGCTCATCTCTTCGGCAAGAAAACTTCACTAACTTGGGCTGCAAGGCAGAAAATTTCTCTCGGATTAGCCTCGGGATTGCTCTATCTTCATGAAGAATGGGAGCAATGTGTGGTGCATCGAGATGTGAAATCGAGCAATGTGATGCTCGACTCAAATTTCAATGCTAAGGTTGGTGATTTCGGGTTAGCTAGGTTGATGGACCACGAACTTGGTCCGCAGACAACTGCTTTGGCAGGAACATTAGGCTACTTGGCTCCGGAATATATAACCACGAAACGGGCTAGTAAAGAATCGGATGTATACAGTTTCGGAGTAGTTGCTATAGAAATCGCAACAGGACGAAGAGCAATCGATCATATCAATGATAAACACGAAATGAGCTTGGTAGAGTGGGTATGGGAGCTTTATGGAGATGGAAAACTTCATTTGGCGGTTGATAAGGAAATGTATATGGAATTTGATGAGAAAGAAGCAGAATGTTTGATGATTGTTGGATTGTGGTGCGCTCATCCTGATCGTAATCTAAGGCCATCGATTCGACAAGCAATTCAAGTCTTGAAATTTGAGAGTGCATTTCCGAATCTGCCTGCTAAAATGCCTGTTCCTGTGTATCATGTGCCGGAAGCATCGGCTAGTTCTAGTGAACCTTCTATAACTAATTCGAGTCTTGAAATCGGCCGATAA
- the LOC126654902 gene encoding L-type lectin-domain containing receptor kinase IX.1-like, whose protein sequence is MHRPNNSNSAFCFSMAILINMINMVFFFFLLLLPHVNSIHFKFDRFGPEATNIAYHGDAISSVGVVELINKIAYTCRVGWATYNEKVPLWDSNSGKISDFSTHFSFIIDTRNLSAYGHGLAFFLAPVGFEIPPNSASGFLGLFNTTTIGSPQNQIVMVEFDSFPNEEWDPMPLVEHVGINNNSLESAVYTTWNASYHSGDTANVWITYNSSTRNLSIVWSYEKTANPREKTHLSYSIDLAKVLPEFVTVGISAATGTNGERHQILSWEFNSTLDVKDTNRNSSKKTGIIVGVSVSVCIVGIGMIVGILFTWRRRKMAMERKGEEEKMNLTSINKDLERGTGPRRFSYQELVSATNNFSNDRMLGRGGFGSVYKGYLIDSDLAIAVKRISSSSRQGKKEYIAEVKTIGQLRHRNLVQLLGWCHEKGEFLLVYEFMPNGSLDAHLFGKKSPLTWAARQKISLGLASGLLYLHEEWEQCVVHRDVKSSNVMLDSNFNAKVGDFGLARLMDHELGPQTTGLAGTLGYMAPEYIGTKRASKESDVYSFGVVAIEIATGRKATDHINDKHEMSLVEWVWELYGEGKLCSAVDKEMFMEFDEKEAECLMIVGLWCAHPDRNIRPSIRQAIQVLKFESAFPNLPAKMPVPVYHVPIASASSSEPSITNSSLEVGR, encoded by the coding sequence ATGCATAGACCTAATAATTCTAACTCTGCATTCTGTTTTTCCATGGCAATTCTCATCAATATGATAAATAtggtatttttcttttttcttcttcttcttcctcatgtTAATTCTATTCATTTCAAATTCGATCGCTTCGGTCCTGAAGCAACCAACATAGCTTATCATGGCGATGCAATTTCTTCTGTAGGTGTTGTCGAGCTCATAAACAAAATAGCTTACACTTGCCGTGTAGGTTGGGCAACCTATAATGAAAAAGTTCCACTTTGGGATTCAAATTCAGGCAAGATTTCTGATTTTTCAACTCATTTCTCCTTCATAATCGACACCCGAAATTTGTCCGCATACGGCCATGGCCTCGCATTCTTCCTCGCGCCTGTCGGATTTGAGATCCCTCCAAACTCTGCTAGTGGATTTTTAGGATTGTTTAACACCACAACGATTGGTTCTCCTCAGAATCAAATAGTTATGGTGGAATTCGATTCGTTTCCGAACGAAGAATGGGATCCGATGCCTTTAGTCGAACACGTTGGGATCAATAATAACTCTCTTGAATCTGCGGTTTACACTACTTGGAATGCAAGTTATCATAGCGGAGATACTGCTAATGTATGGATCACATACAATTCCAGCACTAGAAACTTGAGCATAGTATGGTCTTACGAAAAAACAGCAAATCCTCGAGAAAAAACTCATTTGTCTTACAGTATTGATCTGGCCAAAGTTTTGCCGGAATTTGTTACTGTCGGAATTTCAGCTGCTACAGGTACAAATGGAGAACGACATCAGATTCTTTCTTGGGAATTCAATTCTACTTTGGATGTAAAGGACACTAATCGGAACAGTTCGAAGAAAACAGGAATCATAGTTGGTGTTTCAGTTTCAGTTTGTATTGTCGGAATTGGGATGATCGTAGGAATTTTGTTTACTTGGAGGAGAAGAAAGATGGCGATGGAACGAAAAGGGGAGGAGGAGAAGATGAATTTGACATCAATCAATAAGGATCTTGAAAGAGGAACCGGTCCGAGAAGATTTTCTTATCAAGAACTCGTTTCCGCTACGAATAATTTCTCAAATGACAGGATGCTTGGCAGAGGAGGGTTTGGTTCTGTTTATAAAGGATATTTGATTGATTCAGATTTGGCAATTGCTGTGAAAAGAATTTCAAGCAGCTCTAGGCAGGGTAAAAAAGAGTACATAGCTGAGGTAAAAACAATTGGTCAATTGAGACATAGAAATTTAGTTCAACTCTTAGGTTGGTGTCATGAAAAAGGTGAGTTTTTACTAGTTTATGAGTTCATGCCAAATGGAAGTCTTGACGCTCACCTTTTCGGCAAGAAAAGTCCTCTTACTTGGGCTGCAAGGCAGAAAATTTCTCTCGGATTAGCCTCGGGATTGCTCTATCTTCATGAAGAATGGGAGCAATGTGTCGTACATCGAGATGTGAAATCAAGCAATGTGATGCTAGACTCGAATTTTAATGCTAAGGTTGGTGATTTCGGGTTAGCTAGGTTGATGGACCACGAGCTTGGTCCGCAGACAACTGGTTTGGCAGGAACATTAGGCTATATGGCTCCGGAATATATAGGCACGAAACGGGCTAGTAAGGAATCAGACGTATATAGTTTCGGAGTAGTTGCTATAGAAATTGCAACAGGACGAAAAGCAACTGATCATATCAACGATAAACATGAAATGAGCTTGGTAGAGTGGGTATGGGAACTTTACGGAGAGGGGAAACTTTGTTCAGCAGTTGATAAGGAAATGTTTATGGAATTTGATGAGAAAGAAGCAGAATGTTTGATGATTGTCGGATTATGGTGCGCTCATCCTGATCGTAATATAAGGCCGTCAATTCGGCAAGCAATTCAAGTGTTGAAATTTGAGAGTGCATTTCCGAATCTGCCTGCTAAAATGCCTGTTCCTGTGTATCATGTTCCGATAGCATCGGCCAGTTCTAGTGAACCCTCTATAACTAATTCGAGTCTTGAAGTTGGCCGCTAA
- the LOC126655968 gene encoding uncharacterized protein LOC126655968 has translation MGGGFRVLHLVKPFLSVLPEVQNADRKIPFREKVIYTVISLFIFLVCSQLPLYGIHSTTGADPFYWMRVILASNRGTVMELGITPIVTSGLVIQLLAGSKIIEVDNNVREDRALLNGAQKLLGILIAIGEAVAYVLSGMYGSVGQLGAGNAILIIIQLCFAGIIVICLDELLQKGYGLGSGISLFIATNICENIIWKAFSPTTINSGRGAEFEGAVIALFHLLITRSDKVRALREAFYRQNLPNVTNLLATVLIFLIVVYFQGFRVVLPVRAKNSRGQQGSYPIKLFYTSNMPIILQSALVSNLYFISQLLYRRYSGNFIVNLLGKWKESEYSGGQYIPVGGLAYYVTPPSSLADMAANPFHALFYLVFMLSACALFSKTWIEVSGSSARDVAKQLKEQQMVMPGHRDSNLQKELNRYIPTAAAFGGICIGALTVLADFMGAIGSGTGILLAVTIIYQYFETFEKEKASELGFFGI, from the exons ATGGGAGGCGGATTTCGAGTTCTCCATCTGGTGAAGCCATTCCTGTCAGTCTTGCCGGAAGTTCAGAATGCGGATCGGAAAATTCCGTTCAGAGAAAAAGTGATCTACACCGTGATTTCTCTCTTCATATTTCTCGTGTGCAGTCAGCTGCCTCTGTATGGGATCCACTCGACGACTGGAGCCGATCCATTCTATTGGATGCGGGTTATTCTCGCATCGAATCGGGGTACCGTTATGGAACTTGGTATTACCCCAATTGTTACTTCTGGTTTGGTTATTCAGCTTTTGGCTGGCTCCAAAATTATTGAGGTTGATAATAATGTCCGCGAAGATCGCGCCCTTCT caATGGAGCACAAAAGCTGCTGGGTATATTGATTGCCATTGGTGAGGCGGTTGCTTATGTACTATCTGGGATGTACGGCAGTGTCGGCCAACTTGGTGCCGGGAATGCTATTCTTATTATCATCCAACTATGTTTTGCTGGAATTATTGTTATTTGCCTGGATGAGCTTCTCCAGAAAGGATATGGTCTTGGCTCTGGGATTTCCCTTTTCATAGCTACAAACATATG TGAAAATATTATCTGGAAAGCATTTAGCCCCACTACAATCAACAGTGGTCGTGGAGCTGAATTTGAAGGTGCTGTTATTGCTCTGTTCCATCTATTAATCACCAGAAGTGACAAAGTGCGTGCTCTTCGAGAGGCTTTCTATCGGCAGAACCTTCCAAATGTTACCAACTTACTTGCCACAGTCTTGATCTTCCTCATTGTAGTCTATTTCCAAGGTTTCCGAGTGGTTTTGCCTGTTAGGGCTAAGAATTCCCGGGGTCAACAAGGCTCCTACCCGATTAAGCTTTTCTATACTTCCAATATGCCTATCATATTGCAGTCAGCACTTGTTTCCAATCTCTATTTCATCTCACAG TTGCTGTACAGGAGATACAGTGGAAACTTCATTGTCAATTTGCTGGGAAAATGGAAGGAGTCCGAATATTCGGGTGGCCAATATATTCCAGTTGGTGGTCTGGCTTACTATGTCACACCTCCATCAAG CTTGGCTGATATGGCTGCCAATCCTTTCCATGCTCTGTTTTACCTGGTGTTCATGCTTTCAGCCTGCGCACTCTTCTCAAAAACATGGATTGAGGTTTCAGGATCTTCTGCCAGAGATGTGGCCAAGCAGCTCAAG GAACAACAAATGGTGATGCCAGGTCATCGTGACTCGAATCTACAGAAAGAACTGAACCGTTACATACCGACAGCAGCTGCATTTGGTGGAATTTGCATTGGTGCACTGACAGTACTAGCGGATTTCATGGGAGCAATTGGCTCGGGAACAGGAATACTGCTCGCTGTTACGATCATATACCAATATTTTGAGACATTTGAGAAGGAAAAAGCCAGTGAGCTCGGCTTCTTCGGCATCTGA